Below is a genomic region from Solibacillus sp. FSL R7-0682.
AACCTGGGAATACCCAGTACCGTGACCGTATCAATAAACGAGGAAACAAGAAGCTACGAAAGATTTTATTTTTTATGATCTGTGCAATGATTATGGCAAAAGGAAAACCGAACCATTTTGTTGATTACTATTATAAATTAAAAACGCAACCTCAGAGGAAGCCTCATAAGGTCGCAATTGTGGCGTGTATCAATAAATTTCTGAAAGTGACATTTCAGTTAATGACACACGGTATACTGTACGATTAAGAGTCCGCACTACCAGCTCAGAAATCGAAAATATAAAAGAATTTACCGGGATACACTTGACTAATCGTAAAAAAACTGCGCCTCCAATTGTTAGACGTGTCTAACAATTGGGGTGCAGTTCATAAAAGTAAATAACTTATAGGATATATTTTATTAATATAAGTCCTAGAGGTTGCGTGGTTACTTATATTTTTTTGCTAAAACTTTATAGGCGTAATACAAAATTAGTACGAAAAAGATTCCGTAAGTAACCTTGTACAATAACGTAAAGGTTTTATGGTCAGCAGTTATAATATTAAGGAAATAACTGCTTAA
It encodes:
- a CDS encoding transposase, translated to MSEGKREYLVLRSIPGVGDTTACRLIGELGDIRRFKNTKQINAYVGIDIMRYQPGNTQYRDRINKRGNKKLRKILFFMICAMIMAKGKPNHFVDYYYKLKTQPQRKPHKVAIVACINKFLKVTFQLMTHGILYD